From a region of the Actinopolymorpha singaporensis genome:
- the ilvC gene encoding ketol-acid reductoisomerase, translating to MAELFYDDDADLAVIQGRTVAVLGYGSQGHAHALSLRDSGVDVRVGLPEGSKSRAKAEAEGLRVLTPAEAVEESNLIVILAPDPVQRKLYAEAVEPNLADGDALFFGHGFNIRFGYIKPPAGVDVAMVAPKGPGHLVRREYTEGRGVPVLVAVEQDATGGAWPLTLSYAKAIGGLRAGGIKTTFTEETETDLFGEQAVLCGGASALIQAGFETLIDAGYQPEVAYFECLHELKLIVDLMYEGGIAKQRWSISDTAEYGDYVSGPRIIDESVKARMREVLADIKDGTFAQRFIDDQDAGAPEFKKFREQSEKHPIETVGRDLRKLMAWVKSHDDDYVEGTAARG from the coding sequence GTGGCAGAGCTGTTCTACGACGACGATGCCGATCTCGCGGTCATCCAGGGTCGTACCGTCGCCGTTCTCGGATACGGCAGTCAGGGCCACGCCCACGCGCTGTCGCTGCGGGACTCTGGTGTCGACGTCCGCGTCGGCCTGCCCGAGGGCTCGAAGAGCCGTGCCAAGGCCGAGGCGGAGGGCCTTCGGGTCCTCACGCCGGCGGAGGCGGTGGAGGAGTCCAACCTGATCGTCATCCTGGCGCCGGACCCGGTGCAGCGGAAGCTGTACGCCGAGGCGGTCGAGCCCAACCTCGCCGACGGCGACGCGTTGTTCTTCGGCCACGGGTTCAACATCCGGTTCGGCTACATCAAGCCGCCGGCCGGGGTGGACGTGGCGATGGTCGCGCCGAAGGGGCCCGGTCACCTGGTGCGCCGCGAGTACACCGAGGGGCGCGGTGTCCCCGTGCTGGTCGCGGTCGAGCAGGACGCCACCGGTGGTGCCTGGCCGCTCACGCTGTCGTACGCGAAGGCCATCGGCGGCCTGCGCGCCGGCGGCATCAAGACGACCTTCACCGAGGAGACCGAGACCGACCTGTTCGGCGAGCAGGCGGTGCTGTGCGGCGGCGCCTCGGCGCTGATCCAGGCGGGCTTCGAGACGCTCATCGACGCGGGCTACCAGCCTGAGGTCGCCTACTTCGAGTGCCTGCACGAGCTGAAGCTGATCGTCGACCTGATGTATGAGGGCGGAATCGCCAAGCAGCGTTGGTCGATCTCCGACACCGCGGAGTACGGCGACTACGTGTCGGGCCCGCGGATCATCGACGAGTCGGTCAAGGCCCGGATGCGCGAGGTCCTCGCCGACATCAAGGACGGCACGTTCGCGCAGCGCTTCATCGACGACCAGGACGCCGGCGCTCCGGAGTTCAAGAAGTTCCGCGAGCAGTCGGAGAAGCACCCGATCGAGACCGTCGGCCGTGATCTGCGAAAGCTGATGGCCTGGGTGAAGAGCCACGACGACGACTACGTCGAGGGCACGGCCGCCCGCGGCTGA
- the ilvN gene encoding acetolactate synthase small subunit, whose translation MSRHTLSVLVENKPSVLARIAGLFSRRGFNIDSLAVGPTEHPEISRMTIVVNVEELPLEQVTKQLNKLVNVIKIVELEPSTSVQRELLLVKVKADGQARGSVLETVQLFRAKVVDVGTDTVTIEATGSPDKLDAMLRVLEPYGIRELVQSGMVAVGRGGRSITDRTLRSLDRVGERSA comes from the coding sequence ATGTCCCGACACACCCTCTCCGTGCTGGTCGAGAACAAACCCAGTGTCCTGGCTCGGATAGCCGGACTCTTCTCCCGGCGCGGGTTCAACATCGACTCCCTCGCGGTCGGCCCGACCGAGCACCCGGAGATCTCCCGGATGACGATCGTGGTCAACGTCGAGGAACTCCCGCTGGAGCAGGTCACCAAGCAGCTCAACAAGCTGGTGAACGTCATCAAGATCGTCGAGCTGGAGCCCTCCACCTCGGTCCAGCGGGAGCTGCTGCTGGTCAAGGTGAAGGCCGACGGCCAGGCCCGGGGCAGCGTGCTGGAGACGGTCCAGCTGTTCCGGGCGAAGGTGGTCGACGTCGGGACCGATACCGTGACGATCGAGGCGACCGGCAGCCCGGACAAGCTCGACGCGATGCTGCGGGTCCTCGAGCCCTACGGCATCCGCGAGCTCGTGCAGTCGGGCATGGTCGCCGTCGGGCGCGGCGGCCGCTCCATCACAGACCGGACGCTTCGTTCCCTGGACCGGGTGGGCGAGCGGAGCGCCTGA
- the serA gene encoding phosphoglycerate dehydrogenase: protein MLIAEELSDATLDVLGDDFEIRHCDGADRSALLPALADVDALLVRSATKVDAEALAAARRLKVVARAGVGLDNVDVRAATQAGVMVVNAPQSNIISAAEHAIALLLAVARHVPAADASLRAGEWKRSKFGGVELYDKTLGVLGLGRIGVLVAQRLAAFGMKVVAYDPYVQPGRAAQMGVRLVPLEELLEVADAITVHLPKTPETLGLVGEAQLATMKPGALIVNAARGGIIDEHALYVALKEGRLGGAGIDVFTTEPCTDSPLLELPNVVATPHLGASTAEAQEKAGVAVARSVRLALAGELVPDAVNVQGGVIAEDVRPGIPLAEKLGRIFTALAGEVAVQMDVEVRGEITDHDVKVLELAALKGVFASVVEEQVSYVNVPLLAAERGLEVRLRTDPESPDFRNLVTLRGTLADGRQVSVGGTLVGPRHIQRLVEVEGFDIEIELTSHMAVLRYVDRPGVVGVVGRILGAAGVNIAGMQVSRDRRGGEALAAMTVDSTIPQAALDEIAQEISAEGVRAIDLDD from the coding sequence GTGCTCATCGCGGAGGAACTGTCCGACGCCACCCTGGACGTCCTCGGCGACGACTTCGAGATCCGGCACTGCGACGGCGCCGACCGGTCGGCCCTCCTGCCCGCGCTCGCCGACGTCGACGCGCTCCTCGTCCGCAGTGCCACCAAAGTCGACGCGGAGGCGCTGGCCGCTGCCCGCCGGTTGAAGGTGGTCGCCCGTGCCGGCGTCGGTCTGGACAACGTGGACGTACGGGCCGCGACCCAGGCCGGCGTCATGGTGGTCAACGCGCCGCAGTCCAACATCATCTCCGCTGCCGAGCACGCGATCGCGCTGCTGCTCGCGGTGGCCCGGCACGTTCCGGCGGCCGACGCGTCCCTTCGTGCGGGGGAGTGGAAGCGCAGCAAGTTCGGCGGAGTCGAGCTGTACGACAAGACCCTCGGCGTACTCGGCCTGGGCCGGATCGGCGTGCTGGTGGCACAGCGGCTGGCGGCGTTCGGCATGAAGGTGGTGGCGTACGACCCCTACGTCCAGCCCGGCCGGGCAGCCCAGATGGGCGTCCGGCTGGTTCCACTGGAAGAACTGCTCGAGGTCGCCGACGCCATCACTGTCCACCTGCCGAAGACTCCGGAGACGCTCGGGCTGGTGGGCGAGGCCCAGCTGGCCACGATGAAGCCGGGCGCGCTGATCGTCAACGCCGCCCGCGGCGGGATCATCGACGAGCACGCGTTGTACGTCGCGCTGAAGGAGGGCCGGCTGGGTGGCGCCGGCATCGACGTGTTCACGACCGAGCCGTGCACCGACTCGCCCCTGCTGGAGCTGCCCAACGTCGTGGCGACGCCGCACCTCGGCGCGAGCACCGCGGAGGCGCAGGAGAAGGCCGGCGTCGCGGTCGCCCGTTCGGTGCGGCTCGCACTGGCCGGTGAGCTCGTACCCGACGCGGTCAACGTGCAGGGCGGCGTCATCGCCGAGGACGTCCGGCCCGGCATCCCGCTGGCGGAGAAGCTCGGCCGCATCTTCACCGCGCTGGCCGGCGAGGTCGCCGTACAGATGGACGTGGAGGTACGCGGCGAGATCACCGACCACGACGTCAAGGTGCTCGAACTCGCTGCTCTCAAAGGGGTTTTCGCCTCCGTCGTGGAGGAGCAGGTCTCCTATGTCAACGTGCCCTTGCTCGCGGCCGAGCGGGGCCTGGAGGTACGCCTGCGCACCGACCCCGAGAGCCCCGACTTCCGCAACCTCGTCACGTTGCGGGGCACGCTCGCGGACGGCCGGCAGGTCTCGGTGGGCGGCACCCTGGTCGGCCCGCGGCACATCCAGCGACTGGTCGAGGTGGAGGGGTTCGACATCGAGATCGAGCTCACCTCGCACATGGCGGTGCTGCGGTACGTCGACCGGCCCGGTGTGGTCGGCGTCGTCGGCCGGATCCTCGGAGCGGCCGGGGTGAACATCGCGGGCATGCAGGTGAGCCGGGACCGCCGCGGGGGAGAGGCGCTGGCCGCGATGACGGTCGACTCGACCATCCCGCAAGCCGCGCTTGACGAGATCGCCCAGGAGATCAGCGCCGAGGGCGTTCGCGCCATCGACCTGGACGACTGA
- a CDS encoding acetolactate synthase large subunit encodes MHGCVRRFSYSTRAPADRSRSFQPARSPRCPPGPRGFCFPGDCSDGADHHDHDTRSTSTTRSTHHAHRQHRQDRRRFQQRYTRHDSERTLMSEQMTGAQSLIRSLEEAGVDTVFGIPGGAILPAYDPLLDSRKIRHVLVRHEQGAGHAAEGYALATGRVGVCMATSGPGATNLVTPIADAYMDSVPMVAVTGQVAASSIGTDAFQEADIQGITLPITKHNYLVTDPAEIPRTIAEAFHIASTGRPGPVLVDVSKDAMQAMTTFEWPSGVDLPGYRPVSRPHAKQVREAARLISEARRPVLYVGGGVLRARAARELRVLAEMTGIPVVTTLMARGAFPDNHRLHLGMPGMHGTVAAVGALQKADLLISLGARFDDRVTGKLDTFAPRAKVVHADIDPAEISKNRTADVPIVGDCREVIADLVVALQAENAAGRAGDYTGWWRLLEEWRSRYPLGYDKPDDGSLSPQQVIERIGQVAGPEAIYVPGVGQHQMWTAQFISYENPGTFLSSGGLGTMGFSVPAAMGAKAGRPDATVWAIDGDGCFQMTNQELATCALDNIPIKVAVINNSSLGMVRQWQTLFYEGRYSNTDLHSSRIPDFAKLAEAYGCVGLRCDKAEDVDDVLAKAMAINDVPVVIDFVVHRDAMVWPMVAAGTSNDDIKIARDLAPVWENDDL; translated from the coding sequence CTGCATGGGTGCGTCCGCAGATTCTCGTACTCCACTCGCGCGCCGGCTGACCGCTCTCGAAGCTTCCAGCCAGCGCGCTCCCCTCGTTGCCCACCCGGGCCGAGGGGTTTTTGTTTCCCAGGAGACTGTTCTGACGGCGCAGACCACCACGACCACGACACCCGCAGCACCAGCACCACCCGCAGCACGCACCACGCGCACAGGCAGCACCGGCAGGACCGCCGGCGGTTCCAGCAGCGGTACACCCGGCACGACAGCGAGAGGACGCTCATGAGTGAGCAGATGACGGGGGCGCAGAGCCTGATCAGATCGCTGGAGGAAGCCGGCGTCGACACGGTATTCGGCATCCCCGGCGGGGCGATTCTCCCCGCGTACGACCCGCTCCTGGACTCCCGCAAGATCCGGCACGTGCTGGTCCGCCACGAGCAGGGCGCCGGACACGCCGCCGAGGGCTACGCCCTGGCCACCGGCAGGGTCGGCGTGTGCATGGCGACCTCCGGGCCCGGCGCCACCAACCTCGTCACCCCGATCGCCGACGCCTACATGGACTCCGTGCCGATGGTCGCGGTCACCGGGCAGGTCGCCGCCAGCTCGATCGGGACCGACGCCTTCCAGGAAGCCGACATCCAGGGCATCACGCTCCCGATCACCAAGCACAACTACCTCGTCACCGACCCGGCGGAGATCCCGCGCACGATCGCCGAGGCGTTCCACATCGCCTCCACCGGCCGGCCCGGCCCGGTCCTGGTCGACGTGTCCAAGGACGCGATGCAGGCGATGACCACGTTCGAGTGGCCGTCAGGTGTCGACCTGCCCGGCTACCGGCCGGTGAGCCGCCCGCACGCCAAGCAGGTCCGTGAGGCGGCCCGGCTGATCAGCGAGGCCCGGCGCCCGGTGCTCTACGTCGGCGGTGGCGTGCTGCGCGCCCGGGCCGCCCGGGAGCTGCGGGTGCTGGCGGAGATGACCGGGATCCCGGTGGTCACCACGCTGATGGCGCGCGGCGCGTTCCCCGACAACCACAGGTTGCACCTGGGCATGCCCGGAATGCACGGGACCGTCGCGGCGGTCGGCGCGCTGCAGAAGGCCGACCTGCTGATCAGCCTGGGCGCCCGGTTCGACGACCGGGTGACCGGGAAGCTGGACACGTTCGCGCCGCGGGCGAAGGTCGTGCACGCGGACATCGACCCGGCCGAGATCTCCAAGAACCGCACCGCCGACGTGCCGATCGTCGGTGACTGCCGGGAGGTCATCGCCGACCTGGTGGTCGCGCTGCAGGCCGAGAACGCCGCCGGCCGCGCCGGCGACTACACCGGCTGGTGGCGGCTGCTGGAGGAATGGCGCTCCCGTTACCCGCTGGGGTACGACAAGCCCGACGACGGCTCCCTGTCGCCGCAGCAGGTGATCGAGCGGATCGGCCAGGTCGCGGGGCCGGAGGCGATCTACGTCCCGGGCGTGGGCCAGCACCAGATGTGGACCGCACAGTTCATCTCGTACGAGAATCCCGGCACCTTCCTCAGCTCCGGCGGACTCGGCACGATGGGCTTCTCCGTGCCCGCCGCGATGGGTGCCAAGGCGGGCCGGCCCGACGCCACCGTCTGGGCGATCGACGGCGACGGCTGCTTCCAGATGACCAACCAGGAGCTGGCCACCTGCGCGCTGGACAACATCCCGATCAAGGTCGCGGTGATCAACAACTCCAGTCTCGGCATGGTCCGCCAGTGGCAGACGCTCTTCTACGAGGGCCGCTACTCCAACACCGACCTGCACTCCAGCCGGATCCCCGACTTCGCCAAGCTGGCCGAGGCGTACGGCTGTGTGGGGCTGCGCTGTGACAAGGCCGAGGACGTCGACGACGTGCTGGCCAAGGCGATGGCGATCAACGACGTTCCGGTGGTGATCGACTTCGTGGTCCACCGCGACGCCATGGTGTGGCCGATGGTGGCGGCCGGCACCAGCAACGACGACATCAAGATCGCGCGCGACCTGGCGCCGGTCTGGGAGAACGACGACCTCTAG
- a CDS encoding pyridoxamine 5'-phosphate oxidase family protein yields MGKVHERIDGRLRQFVEAQRVFFVATAPSGSDGHVNVSPKGIGGTFAVLDEHTVAYIDITASGSETIAHLRQNGRITLMFCAFEGPPNVVRLHGRGRVVSMYDAEFAELAAQFTERRGARAVIVVDVTRVSDSCGYGVPLMDYVGERDLLPAHMDRKGEEGLRDYRRKKNQRSVDGLPAFDDDDMWTDRPNVETAKGLA; encoded by the coding sequence ATGGGCAAGGTGCACGAACGCATCGACGGGCGGCTGCGGCAGTTCGTCGAGGCGCAGCGGGTGTTCTTCGTAGCCACGGCACCGAGCGGTTCCGACGGGCACGTGAACGTCTCGCCGAAGGGCATCGGCGGGACGTTCGCGGTGCTCGACGAGCACACCGTCGCCTACATCGACATCACCGCGAGCGGGTCGGAGACGATCGCCCACCTGCGGCAGAACGGCAGGATCACGCTGATGTTCTGCGCCTTCGAGGGCCCGCCCAACGTCGTCCGGCTGCACGGGCGGGGCCGGGTGGTGTCGATGTACGACGCGGAGTTCGCCGAGCTGGCCGCGCAGTTCACCGAGCGGCGCGGCGCCCGGGCGGTGATCGTGGTCGACGTCACCCGGGTCTCCGACTCCTGCGGCTACGGCGTACCCCTGATGGACTACGTGGGGGAGCGGGACCTGCTGCCCGCGCACATGGACCGCAAGGGCGAGGAGGGGCTGCGTGACTACCGGCGGAAGAAGAACCAGCGCAGCGTCGACGGCCTGCCCGCGTTCGACGACGACGACATGTGGACGGACCGTCCAAATGTCGAGACGGCCAAGGGTTTGGCTTGA
- a CDS encoding 2-hydroxyacid dehydrogenase produces MGAAASGTDETSGPATAGRVWLPEPPEVYDDLPAGLAIDVYDGRSDPPATIGEVAFYVPPYMGAPHTVEIIADMPRLEVVQTLTAGVENVRPFVGPGVTLCNARGVHDASTAELGVGLIIASLRGFPDFVRAQDEHRWAAGRRDSLADKRVLVVGYGAIGRALERRLEPFECSVVKVSRTPGEGVAGMDRLPELLPTADVVVLLLPLTEQTHGLVDAKFLSRLKDGALVVNLARGPVVDTDALLAELTAGRLRAALDVTDPEPLPAGHPLWDAPGLLLSPHVGGNTSAFVPRGRRLVSAQLRRYAAGEPLVNAVAGAY; encoded by the coding sequence GTGGGAGCAGCAGCGAGCGGAACCGACGAGACGAGCGGGCCGGCGACCGCGGGGCGGGTGTGGCTGCCGGAGCCGCCGGAGGTGTACGACGACCTGCCCGCCGGCCTGGCGATCGACGTGTACGACGGGCGGTCCGACCCGCCTGCCACGATCGGCGAGGTGGCGTTCTACGTACCCCCGTACATGGGAGCGCCGCACACCGTCGAGATCATCGCCGACATGCCGAGGCTGGAGGTCGTGCAGACCCTCACCGCCGGCGTGGAGAACGTCCGCCCGTTCGTCGGCCCCGGCGTCACGTTGTGCAACGCCCGCGGCGTGCACGACGCCAGCACCGCCGAGCTGGGCGTCGGGCTGATCATCGCCTCGCTGCGCGGCTTCCCCGACTTCGTGCGCGCCCAGGACGAGCACCGCTGGGCCGCCGGCCGGCGCGACTCGCTGGCCGACAAGCGGGTGCTCGTGGTGGGGTACGGCGCGATCGGCCGGGCGCTCGAACGCCGGCTGGAGCCGTTCGAGTGCTCGGTCGTCAAGGTCAGCCGTACTCCCGGGGAGGGCGTGGCCGGCATGGACCGGCTGCCCGAGCTCCTGCCCACCGCCGACGTGGTGGTGCTGCTGCTTCCGCTGACCGAGCAGACGCACGGCCTGGTGGACGCGAAGTTCCTGTCCCGGCTGAAGGACGGGGCGCTGGTGGTCAACCTCGCCCGCGGCCCGGTGGTCGACACCGACGCCCTGCTGGCCGAGCTGACCGCCGGCCGGCTGCGGGCGGCGCTGGACGTCACCGACCCCGAGCCGCTGCCGGCCGGACACCCGCTGTGGGACGCGCCCGGGCTGCTGCTCAGCCCGCACGTGGGTGGCAACACCTCCGCCTTCGTCCCGCGCGGGCGGCGGCTGGTGAGCGCACAGCTTCGCCGGTACGCCGCGGGGGAGCCGCTGGTCAACGCCGTCGCGGGGGCCTACTGA
- the ilvD gene encoding dihydroxy-acid dehydratase, with product MSSDIKPRSREVTDGLERAAARGMLRAVGMGDEDWEKPQIGVASSWNEITPCNLSLDRLAKAAKDGVHAAGGYPLEFGTISVSDGISMGHVGMHFSLVSREIIADSVETVMEAERLDGSVLLAGCDKSLPGMLMAAARLDLASVFVYAGSILPGKVDGRDVTIIDAFEAVGACARGLIPREEVDRIEKAICPGEGACGGMYTANTMASAAEALGMALPGSAAPPAVDRRRDGIARRSGEAVVEMLRRGLTARQILSKEAFENAIAVVMALGGSTNAVLHLLAIAREAEVDLTLDDFNRIGDQVPHLGDLKPFGRYVMSDVDRVGGIPVVMRALLDAGLLHGEPMTVTGRTVAENLADIDPPDLDGTIIRAIKDPIHRTGGLTILRGSLAEDGAVVKSAGLEAAVFEGPARVFERERGALDALEDGTIQAGDVVVIRYEGPKGGPGMREMLAITGAIKGAGLGKDVLLLTDGRFSGGTTGLCVGHVAPEAVDGGPIALIRDGDMVRLDMTNRTLDLLVDADELERRRADWTPLPPTFTRGVLGKYARLVTSAAHGAVCG from the coding sequence ATGAGTAGCGACATCAAGCCGCGCAGCCGGGAGGTCACCGACGGGCTGGAGCGCGCAGCCGCCCGCGGCATGCTCCGCGCGGTCGGGATGGGCGACGAGGACTGGGAGAAGCCCCAGATCGGCGTCGCCTCGTCGTGGAACGAGATCACCCCCTGCAACCTCTCCCTCGACCGGCTGGCCAAGGCCGCCAAGGACGGCGTGCACGCCGCCGGTGGCTACCCGCTGGAGTTCGGCACCATCTCGGTGTCCGACGGCATCTCCATGGGCCACGTCGGCATGCACTTCTCCCTGGTGTCCCGGGAGATCATCGCCGACTCGGTGGAGACGGTCATGGAGGCCGAACGCCTGGACGGCTCGGTGCTGCTGGCCGGCTGCGACAAGAGCCTGCCCGGCATGCTGATGGCCGCCGCCCGGCTCGACCTCGCGTCGGTGTTCGTCTACGCCGGCTCGATCCTGCCGGGCAAGGTCGACGGCCGCGACGTCACCATCATCGACGCGTTCGAGGCGGTCGGCGCGTGTGCGCGGGGGCTGATCCCGCGCGAGGAGGTCGACCGGATCGAGAAGGCGATCTGTCCCGGCGAGGGCGCCTGCGGCGGCATGTACACCGCCAACACCATGGCCAGCGCAGCCGAGGCGCTCGGCATGGCGCTGCCCGGGTCGGCCGCCCCGCCGGCAGTCGACCGGCGCCGCGACGGCATCGCCAGGCGTTCCGGCGAGGCCGTGGTGGAGATGCTGCGCCGCGGCCTGACCGCCCGGCAGATCCTCAGCAAGGAGGCGTTCGAGAACGCCATCGCGGTGGTGATGGCGCTCGGCGGCTCCACGAACGCCGTACTCCACCTGCTCGCCATCGCCCGCGAGGCCGAGGTCGACCTCACCCTCGACGACTTCAACCGGATCGGCGACCAGGTGCCGCACCTCGGCGACCTCAAGCCGTTCGGCCGGTACGTCATGAGCGACGTCGACCGGGTGGGCGGGATCCCGGTGGTGATGCGCGCGCTGCTCGACGCCGGCCTGCTGCACGGTGAGCCGATGACGGTGACGGGCAGGACCGTCGCGGAGAACCTCGCCGACATCGACCCGCCCGACCTGGACGGCACGATCATCCGGGCGATCAAGGACCCGATCCACCGCACCGGCGGCCTGACGATCCTGCGCGGCTCGCTGGCCGAGGACGGCGCCGTGGTCAAGAGCGCGGGCCTGGAGGCGGCGGTGTTCGAGGGCCCGGCCCGGGTCTTCGAACGCGAGCGCGGCGCGCTGGACGCCCTCGAGGACGGCACCATCCAGGCCGGCGACGTGGTGGTCATCCGGTACGAAGGCCCCAAGGGCGGGCCGGGGATGCGGGAGATGCTCGCCATCACCGGGGCGATCAAGGGCGCGGGCCTGGGCAAGGACGTCCTGCTGCTCACCGACGGCCGGTTCTCCGGCGGGACGACCGGCCTGTGCGTCGGCCACGTCGCGCCCGAGGCGGTCGACGGCGGCCCGATCGCGCTGATCCGCGACGGCGACATGGTCCGGCTGGACATGACCAACCGGACGCTCGACCTGCTCGTCGACGCCGACGAGCTGGAGCGGCGCCGCGCCGACTGGACGCCGCTGCCGCCGACGTTCACCCGCGGTGTGCTCGGCAAGTACGCCCGGCTGGTGACGTCCGCGGCGCACGGCGCCGTGTGCGGCTGA
- a CDS encoding glycosyltransferase 87 family protein, whose translation MRTSTNSTGSSDETTGAAETTATTETTATTETTATAGASRRGAAGVVGLAARIALPIVALLAILPFAQSYGEFWPWQPNTVDLDVYVYTGHVLLGGGDILTARTPDTALAFIYPPVAALLSVPLVFVPQTLLQLVWTVLNGLALLFVLHRAGLRGWTLSLLATACALVVEPVRATVSFGQINVFLMALVVADLVPGRRWMPRLRRRSHTDGGRSLPTGVLTGISAAIKVTPALFVVMLLFARRWREARTVVVTAVVITVATAVVMPRETIGFAKLLLSGDTRTGPAHFLMNQSMLGVVVRLFGYGGWQHYAGLALGAAAGIAGAYVAAVWWRRREQMLAVSLCGLATLLASPLSWTHHYVWVVPLGATVLVGSHLPRSLRWTGAVFVVWVAAAIFKYVLPWGSDVELSYAPWQQALSVLGPALGLALLAVAYATGRQVTPEPDRRPLADAAVR comes from the coding sequence GTGCGGACCAGCACGAACAGCACGGGCAGTAGCGACGAGACCACCGGGGCCGCCGAGACGACCGCGACCACCGAGACGACCGCGACCACCGAGACGACCGCGACCGCCGGGGCGTCCCGCCGGGGCGCGGCGGGCGTCGTGGGTCTCGCCGCCCGGATCGCGCTGCCGATCGTGGCGCTGCTCGCGATACTGCCGTTCGCCCAGTCGTACGGCGAGTTCTGGCCCTGGCAGCCGAACACCGTCGACCTGGACGTGTACGTCTACACCGGCCACGTCCTGCTCGGCGGCGGGGACATCCTCACCGCGCGGACGCCGGACACCGCGCTCGCGTTCATCTATCCGCCGGTGGCGGCGCTGCTCAGCGTCCCGCTGGTGTTCGTGCCGCAGACGCTCCTGCAGCTGGTCTGGACGGTCCTCAACGGCCTCGCGCTGCTGTTCGTCCTGCACCGGGCCGGCCTGCGCGGCTGGACGCTGTCGCTGCTCGCCACCGCCTGCGCGCTGGTCGTGGAGCCGGTGCGCGCCACGGTCAGCTTCGGCCAGATCAACGTGTTCCTGATGGCGCTGGTGGTCGCCGACCTGGTGCCCGGCCGCCGATGGATGCCGCGGCTCCGGCGGCGTTCGCACACCGACGGCGGCCGGTCGCTGCCCACCGGCGTCCTCACCGGCATCTCGGCGGCGATCAAGGTCACGCCCGCGTTGTTCGTGGTGATGCTGCTGTTCGCGCGGCGCTGGCGGGAGGCGCGCACGGTCGTCGTCACCGCCGTGGTGATCACCGTCGCCACCGCCGTGGTGATGCCACGGGAGACGATCGGGTTCGCGAAGCTGCTGCTGTCCGGCGACACCCGCACCGGCCCCGCGCACTTCCTGATGAACCAGTCGATGCTGGGCGTCGTCGTCCGGCTCTTCGGCTACGGCGGCTGGCAGCACTACGCCGGGCTCGCGCTGGGCGCGGCGGCGGGCATCGCCGGTGCCTACGTCGCGGCGGTGTGGTGGCGGCGCCGAGAGCAGATGTTGGCGGTCTCGCTCTGCGGTCTGGCCACCCTGCTCGCGTCCCCCCTGTCGTGGACCCACCACTACGTCTGGGTGGTGCCGCTCGGCGCGACGGTGCTGGTCGGCTCGCACCTGCCGCGGTCGCTGCGCTGGACGGGCGCGGTGTTCGTGGTGTGGGTGGCGGCGGCGATCTTCAAGTACGTCCTGCCGTGGGGCAGCGACGTCGAACTCTCCTACGCACCCTGGCAGCAGGCGCTCAGCGTGCTCGGCCCTGCGCTCGGGCTGGCCCTGCTCGCGGTGGCGTACGCGACCGGTCGGCAGGTCACCCCCGAGCCCGACCGTCGGCCCCTCGCGGACGCCGCCGTAAGGTGA